One Prosthecochloris marina DNA segment encodes these proteins:
- the mfd gene encoding transcription-repair coupling factor: MQDSHENPADRDRQKNANASVTRRKTFYLLNALGMHPTYADIKQKFNFPEHTNTASPTLNLSGLQGSLSSLLAAQLFNDTGVPLLIIGSQASFDIYDNDLPGLLGPATVHTVSDELPAALGALSENRAAVLLADFDDVVTPLQNPEGSEKRLFRLEKDQEAGYTTLTDFLAENGYNRMEFVEEEGQFSTRGSIVDIFPFGSREPVRMEFFGDTVTSIRSFDTNSQLSGAQLDAVVLTGNFFSEKHHDDDKGPSWCLLDYLPPETVILIDDIVSFNAFEKKAAVEKKLEGFPCLCINRLEKQTLDFHSEAQTKLNANFKLFARELNREKPDKRHTVFVGRSKKEIEELVEFVSEEARDIRRTIPVEFNWVALNLHSGFVFNGLDVYTESDIFGKLHTHKSHKKRAFKGISLKDLQTLKVGDYIVHEDYGIGVFKALETIEVGNSEQESVLIEYQGGDELYVNVQNIRLISKYNASEGSMPTLSKLGSPKWKAKKEKVKKRLKDIASKLIKLYAKRKMTPGFAFGQDSIFQREFEASFIFDETIDQLKTIEEVKNDMRSQSPMDRLICGDAGFGKTEIAMRAAFKAVESKKQVAVLTPTTILTHQHAETFKRRFENFPVNIAVLSRFVSRKEQKELVEKISRGLVDIVIGTHRLVSKDVLFQDLGLLIIDEEQHFGVAVKEKLRQSFPGVDTLTMSATPIPRTLQFSMLGARDLSIVSTPPRNRQPVETVITQFNPDTIREAIQHEINRQGQVFFLHNRISGLDQVRNTLHELIPEAKTAIAHGQMPTAELENVMMRFINHELDVLISTSIIGSGLDISNANTIIINRADMFGLSDLYQLRGRVGRSERKAYSYLIIPSADTLKREAMERLAVIESFTELGSGFNIAMRDLDIRGAGNLLGAEQSGAIHELGFDLYQKLLEEAVSELKSGEFSQLFTPNESQPVQMEGNTDMGFYFDALIPEYYISATQERFSFYEKISKSQTDNAIDSIRDELRDRFGPLPEDVENLIGVAKLKNLCSAIGLSKVDIQPQTLSIILPGENNAEFYNRHFFQELIASLQSEWMQKYTPRFQQGKKMKLLLHNPPDYPAEPAVLMEQYRSLLKKLNHA, encoded by the coding sequence ATGCAAGACTCTCATGAAAACCCGGCAGACCGGGACAGGCAAAAAAATGCGAACGCATCAGTCACCAGAAGAAAAACCTTTTACCTGCTGAACGCTCTCGGCATGCATCCCACCTATGCCGACATCAAACAGAAATTCAACTTTCCGGAACACACGAATACAGCCTCACCGACCCTGAACCTTTCGGGTCTTCAGGGTTCCCTCTCTTCTCTGCTTGCAGCACAGTTGTTCAATGATACCGGAGTTCCTCTTCTCATCATAGGTTCCCAGGCATCCTTCGATATCTATGATAACGACCTGCCCGGCCTTCTAGGTCCTGCAACGGTTCACACCGTCTCGGACGAACTTCCGGCAGCACTTGGCGCCCTCTCCGAAAACCGCGCAGCTGTTCTTCTTGCCGACTTTGATGATGTGGTGACTCCGCTACAAAACCCCGAAGGCTCGGAAAAGAGGCTTTTTCGTCTTGAAAAAGATCAAGAGGCCGGCTATACCACGTTGACGGATTTTCTTGCTGAAAATGGTTATAACAGAATGGAGTTCGTTGAAGAAGAAGGGCAATTCTCAACGCGCGGCTCGATCGTCGACATATTTCCTTTCGGATCGCGTGAACCAGTCAGAATGGAGTTCTTCGGAGACACCGTCACTTCGATCCGCTCGTTTGATACCAACAGTCAGCTATCGGGTGCCCAACTCGACGCCGTCGTTCTGACAGGTAATTTTTTTTCCGAAAAGCACCATGATGACGATAAAGGCCCCTCCTGGTGCCTTCTGGATTACCTGCCCCCGGAAACTGTTATCCTGATCGATGACATTGTCTCCTTCAACGCTTTCGAAAAGAAAGCCGCTGTTGAAAAAAAACTGGAAGGTTTTCCCTGTCTCTGTATAAACCGTCTTGAAAAACAAACGCTTGATTTTCATTCCGAGGCACAGACAAAGCTGAACGCAAATTTCAAACTGTTCGCGAGGGAACTCAACCGGGAAAAGCCCGACAAGCGACATACCGTCTTCGTCGGTCGTTCAAAGAAGGAAATCGAGGAACTTGTAGAATTCGTTTCCGAAGAAGCCCGGGACATCAGAAGAACAATACCGGTTGAGTTCAACTGGGTAGCCTTGAACCTGCATTCCGGCTTTGTCTTCAACGGCCTTGACGTCTATACGGAATCCGATATTTTCGGTAAACTCCATACCCATAAATCCCACAAGAAAAGAGCCTTCAAAGGGATCTCTCTCAAAGACCTGCAGACACTCAAGGTAGGAGACTACATCGTCCATGAAGATTATGGAATTGGCGTTTTCAAGGCTCTTGAGACCATTGAAGTAGGTAATTCCGAACAGGAAAGCGTTTTGATAGAATATCAGGGCGGTGACGAACTCTACGTCAACGTACAGAACATCCGCCTCATCTCGAAATACAACGCCTCCGAAGGCTCCATGCCGACGCTTTCAAAACTTGGAAGTCCAAAGTGGAAAGCCAAAAAAGAAAAGGTAAAAAAACGTCTCAAGGATATTGCCTCCAAGCTTATAAAGCTCTATGCAAAGCGAAAAATGACACCGGGTTTTGCATTTGGACAGGATTCTATATTTCAAAGAGAGTTCGAAGCATCGTTCATTTTCGACGAAACCATCGATCAGTTAAAAACAATCGAGGAAGTCAAGAACGACATGCGCTCCCAGTCACCAATGGATCGCTTGATCTGTGGCGATGCCGGTTTCGGTAAAACAGAAATAGCAATGCGAGCCGCATTCAAAGCTGTCGAATCAAAAAAGCAAGTCGCCGTTCTCACACCTACAACCATCCTTACCCACCAGCATGCCGAAACGTTCAAACGAAGATTTGAAAACTTCCCGGTCAATATAGCGGTCCTCAGCAGGTTCGTCAGCCGAAAAGAACAAAAAGAACTCGTCGAAAAAATTTCTCGAGGGCTTGTAGATATAGTTATCGGTACACATCGGCTGGTTTCAAAAGACGTTCTGTTTCAAGATCTCGGCCTTCTCATCATCGATGAAGAACAACATTTCGGAGTCGCGGTTAAAGAGAAGCTGCGCCAATCTTTTCCTGGAGTGGATACGCTCACCATGTCTGCAACGCCGATCCCGAGAACCTTGCAGTTCTCGATGCTCGGAGCAAGAGACCTTTCCATAGTATCGACACCTCCCAGAAATCGTCAACCTGTTGAAACAGTCATTACACAGTTCAATCCCGACACTATCCGAGAAGCGATACAACACGAAATCAACCGCCAGGGTCAGGTTTTTTTCCTGCATAACCGCATCTCAGGACTCGATCAGGTTCGAAATACGCTTCACGAACTCATTCCGGAAGCAAAAACCGCCATTGCACACGGTCAAATGCCAACTGCAGAACTTGAAAACGTCATGATGCGGTTTATCAACCATGAGCTTGATGTTCTCATTTCCACCTCTATCATCGGCTCGGGGCTCGATATTTCGAATGCGAACACGATTATTATCAACAGAGCGGACATGTTCGGTCTTTCCGACCTCTATCAGCTCAGAGGACGTGTAGGACGAAGCGAAAGAAAGGCTTACAGCTACCTTATCATCCCTTCTGCCGACACCCTTAAAAGAGAAGCCATGGAAAGGCTTGCCGTGATCGAAAGCTTTACCGAGCTTGGTTCAGGTTTCAATATCGCAATGAGAGACCTGGATATACGAGGCGCCGGAAACCTTCTTGGTGCAGAACAGTCGGGAGCGATTCATGAACTTGGCTTCGACCTTTACCAGAAACTGCTTGAAGAAGCCGTATCAGAACTGAAATCAGGTGAATTCAGCCAGCTTTTCACCCCGAACGAGTCACAACCGGTCCAGATGGAAGGCAACACCGACATGGGGTTTTATTTCGACGCCCTGATACCCGAATATTATATATCGGCTACACAGGAACGGTTTTCCTTTTATGAAAAAATCTCCAAAAGCCAGACAGATAACGCTATCGACTCGATCAGGGATGAACTGCGTGACCGGTTCGGACCTCTTCCGGAAGATGTTGAAAACCTGATAGGCGTTGCGAAACTTAAAAACCTTTGTTCAGCTATCGGTCTGTCAAAAGTCGATATCCAGCCACAAACACTTTCAATCATCCTTCCTGGGGAAAACAACGCGGAATTTTACAATCGTCATTTTTTTCAGGAACTCATCGCTTCCCTGCAGTCCGAATGGATGCAGAAATACACACCCCGTTTTCAACAGGGTAAAAAAATGAAACTTCTCCTCCATAATCCACCTGATTACCCTGCTGAGCCTGCCGTACTGATGGAACAGTATCGTTCTCTTCTTAAAAAGCTCAATCATGCCTGA
- a CDS encoding 2Fe-2S iron-sulfur cluster-binding protein, which produces MRIHINDMPCEAQPGDILLDVAKQNKCHIGYICGGSGVCQSCFVYVQEGMDHLSERSDVEKAFISDKLTDAGGRLACQTRIIKDGPVRILSRAEMFRRIVLGLKVTDFVTYAQTIGYNVVNQLPSGIGNIFSRVREGKLNPVTSIQNIGKGLGPAAQLIGKNVFDTFPFLQAPVNMAGAGATGLLEGASSTLCNVSGGKLHLPGTTCKSCEDDTPVERVHIKASSSKK; this is translated from the coding sequence ATGCGTATCCACATCAATGACATGCCATGTGAAGCACAACCGGGAGACATACTCCTTGACGTAGCCAAGCAAAACAAATGCCATATCGGTTACATATGTGGCGGAAGTGGTGTTTGCCAAAGTTGTTTTGTTTATGTGCAGGAAGGGATGGACCACCTGTCGGAACGAAGTGATGTTGAAAAAGCCTTCATATCCGATAAACTCACTGACGCGGGAGGAAGGCTGGCCTGCCAGACAAGAATAATAAAGGACGGTCCTGTACGAATACTGTCCAGAGCGGAAATGTTTCGCAGGATAGTTCTCGGTCTGAAGGTTACCGATTTTGTCACCTACGCTCAGACCATCGGTTACAATGTCGTCAATCAGCTTCCTTCCGGAATCGGCAATATTTTCAGTCGTGTCAGGGAAGGGAAACTCAATCCCGTAACCTCTATCCAGAATATCGGCAAGGGTCTGGGCCCGGCGGCACAACTGATCGGCAAAAATGTTTTCGACACCTTTCCGTTTCTCCAGGCCCCTGTAAATATGGCAGGTGCCGGCGCAACAGGGTTGCTTGAGGGTGCATCGAGCACGCTCTGCAATGTATCAGGAGGCAAACTGCATCTTCCAGGCACGACATGTAAATCCTGCGAAGACGATACTCCCGTTGAAAGGGTTCATATTAAAGCAAGTTCTTCTAAAAAATAG
- a CDS encoding succinate dehydrogenase iron-sulfur subunit produces MEYSVVISRFDPEKDRSPYYQEFLVDAAPHERVLDVLLQIKSEQDSTLALRKSCGHGVCGSDAMLINGENRLACSTLVKDLESNRIKVEPLPGAVVEKDLIVNTDPFWKKYQAIMPYLINDEPPPDRERLQSPKEHEIIEESTRCILCGACTQACPTSWANEDYLGPAALLKAYRFIFDSRDQAKQERLRKVASDHGIWQCYTAYNCVEACPKEIDITWHITRLKKASLGL; encoded by the coding sequence ATGGAGTATTCAGTAGTAATTTCGCGTTTTGATCCTGAAAAAGACCGTTCACCCTACTATCAAGAGTTTCTCGTAGATGCTGCTCCACATGAAAGGGTGCTGGATGTATTGTTGCAAATCAAGTCTGAACAGGACAGTACGCTTGCCCTGAGAAAATCCTGTGGCCATGGTGTCTGCGGAAGTGATGCCATGCTGATCAACGGAGAAAACAGACTTGCATGTTCAACATTGGTTAAAGACCTGGAAAGTAACAGAATCAAAGTTGAACCCCTCCCTGGAGCAGTTGTTGAAAAAGATCTCATTGTCAACACGGACCCTTTCTGGAAAAAATATCAGGCTATCATGCCTTACCTGATTAATGATGAACCACCACCTGACAGAGAACGCCTGCAAAGCCCGAAAGAACATGAAATAATTGAAGAATCGACCCGGTGTATTCTTTGCGGAGCCTGTACACAAGCCTGTCCGACCTCCTGGGCAAATGAAGATTATCTTGGGCCAGCCGCACTTCTGAAAGCCTACAGGTTTATTTTTGACTCCCGGGATCAGGCAAAACAGGAAAGGCTCAGAAAAGTCGCATCGGATCATGGCATTTGGCAATGTTATACAGCATACAACTGTGTCGAAGCCTGTCCGAAGGAAATAGATATAACCTGGCATATTACCCGGCTGAAAAAAGCCTCTCTCGGGCTCTAA
- a CDS encoding sigma-70 family RNA polymerase sigma factor, whose protein sequence is MTSSPHKKNVPESKNTLSAKEKIKQQEFQEEAVEHINALYNYALHLTMNPDDANDLVQETYLKAYKFFDSFEKGTNCKAWLFKILKNNYINKFRKNAREPGKVDYDLIKDFYHSIKDTQNDNEDLNTGYFRSLMHDEVYQALNSLPEEFKEVIQLCDIEGFTYEEIANMVESPIGTVRSRLYRGRKLLRTKLNDFAKKHGYNTDNRETP, encoded by the coding sequence ATGACGAGTTCCCCGCATAAAAAAAACGTTCCTGAATCCAAAAACACGCTTTCTGCAAAAGAAAAAATTAAACAGCAGGAGTTTCAGGAAGAAGCCGTTGAGCACATTAACGCATTATACAACTATGCGTTGCATCTTACGATGAATCCGGATGATGCAAATGACTTGGTACAGGAAACCTATCTCAAAGCATATAAATTTTTTGATTCGTTTGAGAAGGGAACAAACTGCAAAGCGTGGCTGTTTAAAATCCTTAAAAACAATTATATCAACAAATTTAGAAAAAATGCTCGTGAGCCAGGCAAAGTTGACTATGACCTCATAAAAGATTTTTATCATTCGATAAAAGACACGCAAAACGACAATGAAGACCTGAACACAGGCTATTTCAGGTCACTGATGCACGATGAAGTATACCAAGCATTAAATTCATTACCGGAAGAGTTTAAGGAAGTCATACAATTATGTGATATTGAAGGTTTCACGTACGAAGAAATTGCAAATATGGTTGAAAGCCCGATCGGAACAGTAAGATCAAGACTCTACAGAGGCAGAAAGCTTTTGCGCACGAAGCTCAATGATTTTGCAAAAAAACACGGGTATAACACCGACAACAGGGAAACTCCGTAA
- a CDS encoding 2Fe-2S iron-sulfur cluster-binding protein, whose product MFVYINDKKFEAKTGERLIDIARNNHTHIGYFCGGNGICQTCYVKVTEGMHLLSPLNDREKAMLSDSLIKEGIRVACLTTLDKLGTVKLLTTVEEVKKTFEEKPLELVPYQAKMGWESLIKFPETIVMQARRFSEGKLDAWQLVTDIAGAIAGAFELVGMAIQGTLDWKVKPKTFTREYADTSEHRSNGKKGQTAEGAHKTSPEIHESLKLQKHAPVN is encoded by the coding sequence ATGTTTGTATATATAAATGACAAAAAATTTGAAGCGAAAACAGGCGAACGCCTTATAGACATTGCCCGTAATAATCACACGCATATAGGCTACTTCTGTGGCGGTAATGGAATATGCCAGACCTGTTATGTGAAGGTGACCGAAGGAATGCACCTGCTTTCTCCTTTGAACGACAGAGAAAAAGCGATGCTTTCTGATAGCCTGATCAAAGAAGGAATAAGGGTGGCATGTTTGACAACTCTCGACAAACTGGGAACCGTAAAGCTTTTGACGACAGTCGAAGAGGTTAAGAAAACATTTGAGGAAAAACCGCTTGAGCTTGTTCCTTATCAAGCAAAAATGGGATGGGAATCCCTGATCAAGTTCCCCGAAACCATAGTGATGCAGGCCCGCAGGTTTTCCGAAGGCAAGCTGGATGCGTGGCAGCTTGTCACCGATATTGCCGGAGCAATAGCCGGTGCCTTCGAGCTGGTTGGCATGGCGATTCAAGGCACTCTGGACTGGAAGGTAAAACCGAAAACATTTACAAGGGAGTATGCTGATACCTCTGAACATAGAAGTAATGGAAAAAAGGGCCAGACTGCTGAGGGTGCGCATAAAACTTCTCCCGAAATTCATGAATCCTTGAAACTCCAGAAACATGCTCCGGTTAACTGA
- a CDS encoding ArsR/SmtB family transcription factor, translated as MGQNIIIDEEEVKKWNLKMPEEMLTAVANRFKLLSEPMRLRILRTLCERERTVQEIVNQINASQANVSKHLALMHDNGIVNRRKEGLKCYYSIADDSIIFACYLISKSVVENLQDRLSWLQKVES; from the coding sequence ATGGGCCAAAATATTATTATTGACGAAGAAGAGGTAAAAAAGTGGAACCTCAAAATGCCTGAAGAGATGCTGACAGCAGTTGCCAATCGTTTTAAACTGCTCTCTGAACCAATGCGCCTTAGGATACTCCGGACGCTTTGCGAAAGAGAAAGAACTGTTCAGGAAATTGTCAACCAGATCAATGCAAGCCAGGCCAATGTTTCAAAACATCTGGCCCTCATGCACGACAATGGAATTGTCAACCGAAGGAAAGAAGGACTGAAATGCTATTATAGTATTGCAGATGACAGCATTATCTTTGCCTGTTATCTTATATCCAAAAGCGTTGTCGAAAATCTGCAGGACAGACTGAGCTGGCTTCAGAAAGTCGAAAGCTGA
- a CDS encoding anti-sigma factor family protein — MNCTQAQNLMSAAVDGELTLEEQEGFEKHIQTCPTCFREFKEAQKTKSIIREKIIRFKAPQSLVNSILKLSDTPL; from the coding sequence ATGAATTGCACACAAGCCCAGAATCTTATGAGCGCAGCTGTCGATGGAGAGCTGACGCTTGAAGAACAGGAGGGTTTTGAAAAACACATTCAGACGTGTCCCACCTGCTTTCGTGAATTCAAAGAAGCTCAAAAAACAAAAAGCATTATCAGGGAAAAAATCATCAGATTCAAGGCACCTCAATCCCTGGTTAATTCCATTCTGAAGCTTAGCGACACACCACTCTGA
- a CDS encoding phytoene desaturase family protein produces the protein MAYSSDIIVIGSGIGGLTAAALLQERGFSTLTFEKNSYPGGSCAAFKHKGYTFDAGASVFYGFGEDKSSGTLNMHTRIFRKLGIDVPVISDPVQIHFHMPDGFDIPAYYEKEKFLGTLMERFPNEKEGIVAFYKELGSVHDILSSLPPGSLEDPIHILNVGSRHLGKILSLALKTFQSMGKSARKYIKDEELLKFIDMEAYSWAVQDAVSTPLVNAGICLADRHHGGINYPVGGAGVIPAALCDGIKKFGGAVEFGCDVEEILLRNGRAIGVRLSNGDVHTAKAVISNATVWDTFNRLVKDARYNVSETKFLRAPSWFQLYLGVDAGVIPEGFHMHHILVDDWARYNEPGGTIYFSAPSVLDPTVAPEGKHVVHAFVTDEVDHWKTYQRGEEKYKQAKERYGASVIRRTEKILPGLSDAVEVKIFATPFTHERYLNRYKGSYGPLLYPGQNVLLKPQNRTVVKDLYAVGDSTFPGQGVIAVTYSGVSCASYIARKLGNPLSYL, from the coding sequence ATGGCTTATTCTTCAGATATAATTGTCATCGGTTCAGGTATTGGAGGGCTTACAGCCGCTGCTCTTCTCCAGGAAAGAGGTTTTTCTACGCTTACTTTTGAAAAAAACAGTTATCCCGGTGGCAGCTGCGCAGCCTTCAAGCACAAGGGGTACACATTCGATGCTGGTGCTTCGGTCTTTTATGGTTTTGGAGAAGATAAAAGCAGCGGTACGTTGAACATGCACACTCGGATTTTCAGAAAACTGGGGATTGATGTACCTGTTATTTCCGACCCTGTCCAGATTCATTTCCATATGCCTGATGGATTTGACATACCGGCTTATTATGAGAAGGAGAAGTTTCTTGGGACGCTCATGGAACGTTTTCCCAATGAGAAAGAGGGGATTGTGGCGTTTTACAAAGAGCTTGGATCGGTACATGATATCCTCAGTTCTCTTCCTCCCGGTTCGCTTGAAGATCCTATTCATATTCTCAATGTGGGAAGCCGACATCTGGGAAAAATATTGTCGCTCGCATTGAAGACTTTTCAGTCGATGGGAAAGAGTGCAAGAAAGTATATCAAAGACGAGGAGTTGCTCAAATTTATTGATATGGAGGCATATTCCTGGGCTGTACAGGATGCGGTTTCGACGCCTCTTGTCAATGCAGGGATTTGCCTCGCAGACAGGCATCACGGTGGCATCAACTATCCTGTGGGAGGCGCTGGTGTTATTCCTGCAGCGTTATGTGACGGTATAAAAAAATTCGGGGGTGCTGTTGAATTCGGTTGTGATGTTGAAGAAATTTTACTGCGAAATGGCAGGGCGATAGGGGTAAGGTTGAGTAACGGAGACGTACATACTGCTAAAGCGGTTATATCTAACGCTACTGTATGGGATACGTTCAACCGTCTTGTAAAAGATGCTCGCTACAATGTTTCTGAAACCAAGTTTCTTCGTGCTCCAAGCTGGTTTCAGCTGTATCTCGGCGTTGATGCCGGCGTTATACCTGAAGGGTTTCATATGCATCACATTCTTGTTGATGACTGGGCTCGTTACAACGAGCCGGGCGGTACCATCTATTTTTCTGCGCCATCGGTTCTCGACCCGACAGTGGCTCCCGAGGGAAAGCATGTTGTACATGCTTTTGTCACGGATGAAGTTGATCACTGGAAAACCTATCAGCGGGGTGAAGAAAAGTATAAGCAGGCTAAAGAGCGGTATGGTGCATCGGTGATCAGAAGAACGGAAAAAATTCTTCCGGGCTTATCCGATGCTGTAGAGGTGAAAATATTTGCCACACCATTCACTCATGAGCGATACCTGAATCGTTACAAAGGGTCATATGGCCCTCTGTTATATCCCGGTCAAAATGTTTTGCTGAAACCGCAGAATCGAACAGTAGTAAAGGATCTTTATGCGGTCGGTGACAGTACGTTTCCAGGACAAGGGGTTATCGCGGTTACCTATTCAGGCGTTTCCTGTGCATCTTATATTGCCAGAAAACTGGGGAACCCTCTTTCATATCTATAA
- a CDS encoding ABC transporter ATP-binding protein, with amino-acid sequence MEKILEVKNLKTYYSTDNGTARAVDGVSFSLGRNRTLGIVGESGCGKSVTALSIMRLVPMPPGYFAGGEIFWKGSDLLKISEDEMRKLRGNEIAMIFQEPMSSLNPVYTCGNQIVEQILLHQDLSGKEAKGLAVEMLRHVGIPNPSERFEAYPHELSGGMRQRVMIAMALSCNPALLIADEPTTALDVTVQAQILELIGKLQADTGMSVILITHDFGVIAELCEDVLVMYASKVVEEGRVSQIFSDPLHPYTKGLLKSIPRIGSKQQRLNVIEGNVPSATRLPDGCRFANRCPLADELCRKVEPQLEEYNPGHKAACWKIHA; translated from the coding sequence ATGGAAAAAATTCTGGAAGTAAAAAACCTCAAGACGTACTATTCGACCGATAACGGAACTGCCAGAGCGGTTGACGGGGTGAGTTTTTCGCTCGGGCGCAACCGGACGCTCGGTATTGTCGGTGAGTCGGGATGCGGGAAGTCCGTTACAGCTCTATCCATCATGCGTCTTGTTCCCATGCCCCCGGGGTATTTTGCCGGAGGAGAAATTTTCTGGAAAGGCAGTGATCTCCTCAAAATTTCCGAAGATGAGATGAGGAAGCTCAGAGGCAATGAGATAGCCATGATCTTTCAGGAACCCATGAGCTCACTCAATCCGGTTTATACCTGTGGCAACCAGATTGTTGAGCAAATTCTTCTCCATCAGGATCTTTCAGGAAAAGAAGCAAAAGGGTTGGCGGTTGAAATGCTTCGTCATGTAGGAATTCCAAACCCTTCTGAGCGCTTCGAGGCCTATCCTCATGAACTGTCAGGGGGGATGCGTCAGCGTGTTATGATTGCCATGGCGTTGTCATGCAATCCGGCTTTGCTTATTGCCGATGAACCGACAACCGCACTCGATGTTACCGTTCAAGCCCAGATTCTTGAACTGATCGGCAAACTTCAGGCCGATACCGGAATGAGCGTTATTCTCATTACGCACGACTTCGGAGTTATAGCAGAGTTGTGTGAAGATGTCTTGGTGATGTATGCCTCAAAAGTTGTTGAAGAAGGAAGGGTTTCGCAGATTTTTTCCGATCCTTTGCATCCCTATACCAAAGGTTTACTGAAGTCGATTCCGAGGATCGGTTCAAAACAACAACGTCTTAACGTTATCGAAGGAAATGTGCCCAGTGCGACGCGTCTTCCCGACGGGTGCAGATTTGCCAATCGCTGTCCTTTGGCAGATGAGCTTTGTCGAAAAGTTGAACCTCAACTTGAGGAATATAACCCTGGACATAAGGCAGCCTGCTGGAAAATTCATGCCTAA
- a CDS encoding alanine dehydrogenase: protein MGYSGEFEGIDFDLGIKTLERWLIKPDKKMNIALGIPKERANDERRVSLSPAGVKILNENGVRVLIEKNAGLASNFTDEEYAEAGGYITDSQETLYENANVIVKVSPPQPQEAALFKPNQMLISALHLGTVNKSLINSFLEKNITALGFEFIETRDGELPIVRTLSEIAGSLAIQTAAKYLETGYGGRGILLGGIAGVPPAHITIIGAGTVGLFAAQDALGLGAQVTVIDKEINRLRRFEAFFNRHIVTAISNEHYISELARISDVMIGALSPKQKVIKHVVNENIIKTMRPGSVIIDVSIDQGACFATSRHTTHTNPIFVKHGVTHYCVPNIPSAVARTASFALTNTLLPFLMKLTAHETITEILWNSHSLRKGTYTFKGYVTQKSLAQITDLPCREIDMLLATG from the coding sequence ATGGGGTACAGCGGAGAATTTGAAGGCATCGACTTCGATCTGGGAATAAAAACTCTGGAACGATGGCTCATCAAGCCCGACAAAAAAATGAACATCGCTCTGGGAATTCCCAAAGAAAGGGCCAATGATGAACGCAGGGTTTCGCTTTCTCCGGCAGGTGTCAAGATCCTCAATGAAAACGGTGTACGAGTACTAATTGAAAAAAATGCCGGCTTGGCAAGTAATTTCACTGATGAAGAATACGCTGAAGCAGGTGGGTACATAACAGATTCACAAGAAACTCTTTATGAAAATGCAAACGTTATCGTGAAGGTTTCGCCTCCCCAACCCCAAGAAGCCGCTCTCTTCAAGCCCAACCAAATGCTCATTTCTGCGCTTCATCTAGGAACTGTCAATAAATCACTCATCAACTCATTTCTTGAAAAAAACATTACCGCCCTCGGGTTCGAGTTTATTGAAACAAGGGATGGTGAACTGCCTATCGTGAGAACGCTGAGCGAAATAGCAGGCTCTCTGGCAATACAGACAGCAGCGAAATATCTTGAAACAGGCTATGGTGGAAGAGGTATTCTGCTTGGTGGCATAGCAGGCGTTCCTCCAGCGCATATTACTATTATCGGCGCAGGAACAGTAGGCCTCTTCGCTGCCCAGGATGCACTCGGGCTTGGTGCTCAAGTTACAGTCATTGACAAGGAGATCAACCGGCTCAGACGTTTCGAAGCATTCTTCAACCGCCACATCGTTACAGCCATATCCAATGAGCACTATATCTCGGAACTTGCCAGAATATCCGATGTCATGATTGGAGCGCTCAGTCCAAAGCAAAAAGTCATCAAACACGTTGTCAATGAAAACATCATAAAAACAATGCGGCCAGGCTCTGTTATCATCGATGTTTCAATTGACCAGGGAGCCTGTTTTGCAACCAGCAGGCATACAACCCATACGAACCCGATATTTGTCAAGCACGGAGTCACCCACTACTGTGTACCGAACATACCTTCAGCTGTCGCAAGAACAGCATCTTTCGCCCTTACCAATACCTTGTTACCTTTCCTGATGAAACTCACCGCTCATGAAACCATCACGGAAATCCTCTGGAACAGCCACAGCCTCCGTAAAGGAACCTATACCTTCAAAGGGTATGTAACACAGAAATCCCTCGCTCAAATCACCGACCTTCCCTGTCGTGAAATCGACATGCTGCTTGCCACCGGATAA